The Candidatus Rickettsiella isopodorum genome includes a window with the following:
- a CDS encoding polyprenyl synthetase family protein yields the protein MDLAPILALVKQDLDQVDTLIDNCLYSDIPLIPELAKHLINSGGKRLRPLIALLSAKAFGYQGEGHRQLAASLELIHTATLLHDDVIDGSELRRGKKTANSLWGNSASVLVGDFLYSRAFQLISQINNSRVLTSLADATNTLSQAEILQLLSCHNADVDEAYCLKIIQGKTGVLFSIAAEQPAILTARPEAEISAMAHYGVHLGIAFQLIDDALDYSGSSLQLGKSLGDDLAEGKPTLPLIYALQHANATQAQLIREALTQGSQKHLTAILDIMQSTSALNYTRRLAQHHIQQSLIHLDSIPDSDYRQALAQLAKFAIERTY from the coding sequence ATGGATTTAGCGCCTATATTAGCCTTGGTTAAGCAAGACCTTGACCAGGTCGATACCCTAATCGATAACTGCCTTTACTCTGATATTCCTTTGATACCAGAATTGGCGAAGCATCTTATTAATAGTGGTGGTAAGCGCTTACGCCCATTAATTGCCCTACTCAGTGCGAAGGCCTTTGGCTACCAGGGAGAGGGGCATAGGCAGCTTGCGGCAAGTTTAGAACTCATCCATACAGCGACCTTATTACATGATGATGTCATTGATGGTTCAGAGCTACGCCGTGGCAAAAAAACCGCCAATAGTTTATGGGGGAATTCCGCCAGCGTTCTAGTCGGGGACTTCCTATACTCGCGCGCCTTTCAATTGATCAGTCAAATCAATAATTCGCGTGTGCTTACATCGCTCGCAGATGCCACGAACACATTATCCCAAGCAGAAATTTTACAATTACTTAGTTGCCACAATGCTGATGTAGATGAAGCCTATTGCTTAAAGATTATCCAAGGTAAAACGGGCGTACTTTTTTCTATCGCCGCAGAACAACCCGCTATTCTAACTGCACGACCCGAAGCTGAAATTTCAGCCATGGCCCATTATGGCGTACATCTAGGTATTGCCTTTCAATTGATTGATGACGCACTCGATTATTCCGGAAGCAGTCTACAACTCGGCAAAAGCTTAGGCGATGATTTAGCCGAAGGTAAACCGACACTCCCCTTAATCTATGCGTTGCAACACGCGAATGCTACGCAAGCACAGCTCATAAGGGAAGCGCTCACACAAGGCAGTCAAAAACATTTGACCGCTATTTTAGATATCATGCAATCTACATCTGCTCTCAATTACACACGGCGCCTCGCCCAACACCATATTCAACAATCCTTGATCCATTTAGATAGCATTCCTGATTCAGATTATCGTCAAGCCCTGGCCCAACTGGCTAAGTTTGCCATTGAACGCACTTATTAA